aataaatataaaataaatataaaatataaaatataaaatataaaatataaaatataaaatataaaatataaaatataaaatataaaatataaaatataaaatataaaatataaaatataaaatataaaatataaaataaataaaataaaataaaaaataataaaataaaataaaataaaataaaataaaataaataaaataaaataaaataaaataaaataaaataaaataaaataaaataaaataaaataaaataaaataaaataaaataaaataaaataaaataaaataaaataaaataaaataaaataaaataataatctccAGGCTGAGCCTTCGAGCCAGGACTGGATTGGCAGAGTAGTGGCCCAGCCTTTGGAGGAAGTGGGCTGCAGGTGCTCCCTCTTGCCATGCTCAGAGGTGAGGGCTTCCTGCTTTGAGAAACACCCTCTGTTTCGCCCTCCTCTCCCCCAGCTTCCCAGACACCAAGGTGTCGTGGTTTGTGAttgattaaagtctgttaggaccttaaccccgcggttaaggcacacatagttaactctttcattactaaatgtctctgagagtCTGTCAATATTCAGCATGACACAAGGAAGACCTTAAATGATGGAGAGAGAAAGTTGCCCGTATTCCAGGGTCTCTTTTTAGGATAGGAAAACCGAAAGTCCTGATGCGATGCAATCTTGTGCTGATTGTTTTAAGTGATATTATAATTTGTGGACTCTGTTCCTATCATAAACTCCACCAGGACAAGGAGATCTTGCAGAGAAGCAGCAAAGGACAGAAGTAGATCCACCTGTCAACGGGGATTCCTGATTCTCTCCAAACAggtgagcctgggggaaagggggGACCCCCAAACTGGCATTTCATGGGGCAGCAGAGGGAAGTGGGGCGAGAGCAGGGCTCCTCCTGGGCATTGGTGGAGCTGCTGCTTTTGCACGAGAACAAGCGATTTTTCACCTGTGGCAGATGCTAATGGGTGGGTGGGACAGCCAGGACCCCCAATATTAGGAAAGCCAACCAGAGGGGGAAGTTTTAACCGAGACCCTCAGGATCCCTTGTTAGGAAAGGCGacaggaggaaggagggggagggaaaagcaGGCAACGTATCAATAGACGTGACTGTATtgtgaaggggagggaggggaattcCAGGTAATTTGAGGAGGGGGGAATTGGTCCTTTTCTGAAGTTTGCCAAACAAGAAAAGAGCTGCAATTGAGTGCAAGAAGGGGTCACCTTCGTCCTAACCCCTCCCCTTCAATCACAGCTCTCTCCCCTCTCTGGAGTTTTCATATTGAGATGTCAAatcagcatttagcatttagagaGAACACCTTCATTTGTCTTTTTCCCTGAATGCTTCTGGCTGGAGGGCAGAGGGCATCTGTTGTGACCCAGGGTGGTCAAAGCAAGGTCAAGATTAGAAagacctttttttccttcctccctttccctatcattcctttcttttctcccttctctatctctctccttccttccttattcccttCCCTAtacccttcattccttcctcccttctctattcccttccttccttcctcccttccctaactctctccttccttccttccttccttccttccttccttcctatctttcctaactctctccttccttccttccttccttcctttcttccttccttcttttcctctttccctatctctttcctccctccctccttcccctttctctatccctcctttctcccttccctatatctatccttccttccttccttcctatctctctctctccttccttccttccttccttccttccttcctgactaGAGAGACCTTTACGTTTTCCGATAAACGGTCCAGCCAATGGCCCTCCAGGCTATCTTGAAGGCAGCCATCCTCAGTCCCCCAAACAATAGTAGGAAGAATGCCCGCAGAGTAGGAGCCCACTCACAGGGCAAAGTCCAGGGTTCCAAGCCCAGTCCACAAGGCAGAGTCCAGAAGCAAGAGAAAGGTAATCATCGGGGCAATAAAAGATCCGAGGCAAGAAGGGACCAGAGAAGCAAAGGCCAAAAGCAATCTACAAGAGAAGGGCAAGATCCAAGGCCAAGGATGGAGAAGAATCTTCCTAGTGAGGCAAGCCGAGGGAGTGTAAGCAATTGTTCCTGGCAAAGACTAACTCACCAGGGCTCCACCTTAAGTCACTCCCCCCTGGATGCTCCTTGTGAGGAGTGGTGGGGAGACCTCCTCTCGAGTAGCCTTAAAGCCCTTCTCTGACCTTGCCCTTGGATCCGGTGTGGGAGGCAGCTGTTCCTCATTGGAGGGGATCTGCTGCCTATCAGCACTACTACCCATCAGCAGCCAATCATTGAAGGCAGGAAGGTCTCCATCCGGTCATCATCTCCTACAAGGTCCTGGGACAGCATTGTCCTCAGCCTCTGGCCTCTCATCTGGAGctggaattgagtatgtctatTGGGACATCAATCCAACCCCCATTCCTAAATACCCAAAAGTGCATGATCCCAAGAATTGAAGAGCTGCATAAAAAGGGGGATGGCATAGAGGGCAGGATCAGAATGGTCTGTCTGTAGGGCAGTGAGGAGTGGGTGACTCTCCTTTGGCTGACTCTGTTTTTCTTTTCACGCAGAAATCCCGGGTTTTGTTCTGTGCGACTTCTCTGGAAATGGCTGAAAGCAATGAAGGTAAAGTCTTGGTCTTGGGGtggtgggtggtggtggagggagTGGAAGTTACTGTCCTGGGTGGAGGGACAGGCTATGATGTTGACCAGtcatctttttctctcctctcccattTGGGTTGCAGGATTGGAACGGAGGATCGTCCTGGTGGGCGGGGCCAACAGTGGGAAAAGTGCGACGGGAAACGCAATTCTGGGAAGCGAATTCTTCGAGTCTGGGGTCTCAAGGAAGTCAATAACAAAATCATGCAAAAAGAAGGAGGCACAGCTGAAAGGCAGGAAGGTTGTGGTTGTTGACACGCCTGGCATTTCCAGTCTGTATCATCGAGAAGAGGATATTGCTGCAGAAGTGAGCAAATGTGTGAAGTTTTGCTCCCCGGGTCCCCATGTCATTCTGCACGTCATGCGTATTTTACGTTTCATCCCCGAGGAGGTGGACGTGGCTCCGCAGATCAAAGACGCTTTGGGCCTGAAAGCCAGGGATTACACGATCCTCTTGTTCACCCACAAAGATGACCTGGAAGGTGAATCTCTAGAAAAAATAATATCTTGCAGAGGTAAAAAATGGAAGGATTATATTGCTGACTGCGGGAACCGGTGCCTGGCTTTCAACAGCACGGCCGAAGGGGAAGAAGGGGAGGCTCAGGTGGCCGAACTGATGACCATGATTGATGATCTGGTGGAAAGGAACAGAGACGCTCCTTGttacacagaagacatgatgaaaaacAGCAAAATACACAACTTCTGATTGTTTCCCTTTCCAGCAGGGACTGGAAAGTCTCTCTCATTGAGCCTCGGCTCCCAAGGTGGCAGCTCTGTCAAAGGCCACTCTCAAGCTTTAAGGCATTTTTGCGGTTGCAACTATTTTCACTTCTCAGCTTCCAAGGAATTATGGGTGGGAAGGTGGGAGAGGGATAGAATTTAGGTTTCAGACATCAAGATGCCAGCCGTGAGAACCAAGGACACTTCAGCAGTTTTTTACCAAACGTTCTCAGAACAACACCAGGACATTGTACAATATGACCTATTGTCCATTGTACAATATGACCTGGTCCAATAGGGCGAGGAAAACCTGAATTTCAACTATGTGACTCTGGGTGCAAATTAGCTGGATCTGGTTTTGCCTTCATCTTTGCCAATACAATGTCCTTAATAAAGTTTTGCCTTAAGAGATTGGATTGTCTTGACCGTGTTTGCTTTAGTTGGGTTCGCCAGTCGGAACGTTGAGCCCTTCTGTTCTATGTTCTAATCCAGCCATCACCATGTGGCTGTGAAGGATCCAAGTCACAGATTCCTGACCAAGTCTCCTTGAGCCAATTCCTTCTTTTAGAGAACCTGGTTTTTCCTCTCTGATGAATAGACTTCAAATACATAAGGAAAGCCAGCCTCTCCCCACCTCCAAATCAACCGTCCCCACAGCCTAATTCTCTACTATCCTGGACCCACGTCCCTTGGGAAGCACAGAGTCTTTGGGCTTCCCTCTCTGTCAATCTTTTGAGGTACATCAGGCTGGGAAGCCACCAACCCAAGAAATATTAGAACTCAACTTCATTGCTATGGATTATACTAGCGGAAATCTAGATAGCGTTTCCTTTTGGTTCTTTCTGACACCAAAGAACATCAAGGCAGGACAACAGTGAGGTTCCTTCTCACCCCTTGTGTTTTCCTTGGGTGAATTTGTGTTTTCATAACAGCTGCCATATATTTTCTGCAAGGCTGTTACTGTACTGCTCTACACCTCCTTCTGTTGGTCAATACGGACTCATTAGAGTTCCATAGGCCAATGCggactctctttctctgtctctctctttatctttctctctctttttctctcaggcttctctctctctctttctctctctctctccctcaggcctctctctctttctctctatctctctttctctatctctcactcagcccccccctctctctatctatctctccctcaggCTGAGGGGACGAAGAGTAAAAAGTGGCGAGAGCAgaaactgagcttccttcttcgtggcttccaagtttttcctGGCACCAGCAAGTAGAATCTGCAGGGAAAACACTTGGAAGCCCTGAAAAAGGAAGCTTAAGTTCTGCGCTGCCCAAAATTGGCTGATGCGGAGGTCCAGCAACCTCCAGCCAGTGGCTTCTTTGAAAAAATTGGGACGTTTTAATAATGCTCTGAGACGCGGGACAAATGGTTAAAAAGTGGGATTGTCCCGCCAAAAccaggatgtctggtcaccttatatttatctatctatctgtctatctatctatctatctatctatctatctatctatctatctatctatctatctgtcatctttcccttagaccagtgtttcccaaccttttttgagccgcggcacattattcatgttttcaaaattctggggaacactgaaggggggggcggcgggggggctaaagaaaagtttggacaaaaaaaaatctcttcctccatttcactctatttctccctccctctttctattccttccttcccttctttctctccatccctctttctttctttcttcctctcttttttgctctttctctctccctccttccctccctctatgtctttccctctccctccttcccccctttctttctctctctctcttg
This genomic window from Erythrolamprus reginae isolate rEryReg1 chromosome 1, rEryReg1.hap1, whole genome shotgun sequence contains:
- the LOC139175748 gene encoding GTPase IMAP family member 9-like is translated as MALQAILKAAILSPPNNSRKNARRVGAHSQGKVQGSKPSPQGRVQKQEKGNHRGNKRSEARRDQRSKGQKQSTREGQDPRPRMEKNLPSEASRGSKSRVLFCATSLEMAESNEGLERRIVLVGGANSGKSATGNAILGSEFFESGVSRKSITKSCKKKEAQLKGRKVVVVDTPGISSLYHREEDIAAEVSKCVKFCSPGPHVILHVMRILRFIPEEVDVAPQIKDALGLKARDYTILLFTHKDDLEGESLEKIISCRGKKWKDYIADCGNRCLAFNSTAEGEEGEAQVAELMTMIDDLVERNRDAPCYTEDMMKNSKIHNF